A stretch of Cheilinus undulatus linkage group 20, ASM1832078v1, whole genome shotgun sequence DNA encodes these proteins:
- the LOC121528291 gene encoding retinol dehydrogenase 13-like produces the protein MSKYILPVSVFGTVIGSAVLLKNHVTGGRCPTKATITGKTVVITGANTGIGKETAQELARRGGRIIMGCRDMEKCEAAAKEIRGNTLNPHVYACKLDLASMKSIREFAEKIKQEEKHVDILINNAGVMRCPAWKTEDGFDMQFGVNHLGHFLLTSLLLDKLKESAPSRVINLASLAHIVGKIDLEDLNWEKKKFDTKQAYCQSKLANVLFTRELAKRLQGTGVTVNAVHPGVVATELGRHTGLHQSQFSSSVLSPFFSLLVKSPELGAQPSVYLAVSEDMEGVTGRYYDVMTEKEPAPQALDDEMAQRLWEVSSRLVGLEKEEEVGRSDKSNPPAEVQSNISQANLVQAQGQRAGAAVSAAGL, from the exons ATGAGTAAATATATTTTACCGGTGTCTGTTTTCGGAACAGTGATTGGAAGCGCTGTTTTACTGAA GAACCATGTAACTGGAGGACGATGTCCTACTAAAGCTACTATTACTGGGAAGACTGTGGTCATAACTGGGGCCAACACGGGCATCGGCAAAGAAACTGCACAAGAGCTGGCACGAAGAG GGGGCCGGATCATTATGGGATGTCGGGACATGGAGAAGTGCGAGGCAGCTGCAAAGGAAATTCGAGGGAATACGCTGAATCCTCACGTTTATGCGTGCAAACTTGACCTGGCATCTATGAAGTCCATACGAGAGTTTGCAGAAAAGATCAAACAAG AGGAGAAGCATGTGGATATTCTGATAAACAACGCAGGGGTCATGAGATGTCCAGCGTGGAAAACAGAAGATGGCTTTGACATGCAGTTTGGAGTGAACCacttag GCCACTTTTTGTTGACCAGCCTTCTACTGGATAAGTTGAAAGAGTCCGCCCCCAGCAGAGTGATCAACCTGGCCTCGCTCGCCCACATCGTTGGGAAGATTGACTTGGAGGACTTGAACTGGGAGAAGAAAAAGTTTGATACCAAGCAGGCGTACTGTCAGAGCAAGCTTGCCAACGTTCTGTTCACAAGGGAGCTCGCCAAGCGATTACAAG GCACAGGAGTCACAGTGAACGCTGTACACCCAGGCGTTGTTGCCACGGAGCTGGGGAGGCACACGGGTCTGCACCAATCACAGTTCTCCAGCTCGGTGCTCA GtccctttttctccctgttgGTGAAGAGCCCAGAGCTGGGGGCTCAGCCCAGCGTCTACCTGGCTGTGTCCGAGGACATGGAGGGGGTGACGGGGAGGTACTATGATGTGATGACAGAAAAGGAGCCAGCGCCGCAGGCTCTGGATGACGAGATGGCTCAGAGGCTGTGGGAAGTCAGCAGCAGGCTGGTGGGTCTggagaaggaagaggaggtggGACGGTCTGACAAATCAAACCCTCCAGCAGAAGTCCAGAGCAACATTTCACAGGCAAACCTGGTGCAAGCACAAGGACAGAGAGCAGGAGCAGCTGTCAGCGCTGCAGGGCTGTAG